The genomic stretch TCCAGCGCCGCCCGAAGCGTCTCGCCGACGAACTCCATCCGGTTCAGCGTGCGCACCGCGGCCAGCACATGAGTGGAGTCGGTCCGCTGCCGACCGCCGGCCCTCAGCAGCGCGGCCTGTGAGAGCCGGGCCAGCATCGCCTCCAGGACCCGCTCTTCCAGCCCGTGCATGATCAGACGGGAGCGGAAATCCCCCAGGACGGTGAAGTCGAACCCCGGATCATCCAGCTCCAGCCCCAGCAAAAACTTCCAGTCCATTCTGGCCCGCACCTGGTCAGCGGCCTGCCGGTCGGACAGACCCTCGGCATACTGCAGCACCGACACCAGAGCCAGAGCTCCCGGCGAGATCGCGGGCCGGCCTCGGTCGGGGAAGGCGGCGGCGAAATCTTCATCCGTGAACAGCACACCGAGCGCCTCACGAATCCGGATGGCCAAGGTCCCCTTCGGGAACGAGGCCCGCACCACCCGAGCCGTCAGCTCAGGCACCCCGTCATCCGACCGCGACTCCAACGACATCCCGCCCCCATCCCGCCAACGACCATAGCCATCAACAAGACGAACGACACGGCCCCGCCCGAATCACGACTTTCCCAACGGAGTCGTTTACGAGGGAGAGCACTTCAACTCTCCGCCTTCCAGCTGGACGAGGGCGAATCCCTGTCCGGCCTGAGCGGCGGCGCCCTCCCAAGCGGCGAGACCGGCACTTTGCCCGCCCACGAGGACGCCAGGAACCACCTGTACGCGGACGCCCAGGACGACGTCGCGCGGCGCGCGGTCGGCCGGCTGGTGCTGCAGACCGTGAAGTCCTTCAGCGAGTCCCTGACCACGACGGCCTGGAAGACCGTGCCCTCCACCTTCATCGTCTGCGAGCAGGACC from Streptomyces davaonensis JCM 4913 encodes the following:
- a CDS encoding alpha/beta fold hydrolase, coding for MPAHEDARNHLYADAQDDVARRAVGRLVLQTVKSFSESLTTTAWKTVPSTFIVCEQDRAVDPGLQEQLTARSERSYRIAAGHSPFLSVPAQLARLITKDADR